A stretch of the Desulfobacterales bacterium genome encodes the following:
- a CDS encoding histidine triad nucleotide-binding protein, with the protein MENDCIFCKIAKGEIPANFLYKDESIVVFKDIKPIAPVHLLIVPTKHIRSVNDLKDDDKEIISKMIMVAKDIAKQQGVSESGYKLFFNVEKGGGQEVFHIHLHLIGGWKSNKG; encoded by the coding sequence TTTTTTGTAAAATTGCTAAAGGGGAAATACCCGCAAATTTTTTGTACAAAGATGAATCCATAGTAGTATTTAAGGACATTAAGCCTATAGCTCCTGTTCATCTTTTAATAGTTCCAACAAAACACATACGAAGTGTAAATGATCTTAAAGATGATGATAAAGAAATTATAAGCAAAATGATTATGGTTGCCAAAGATATTGCTAAACAGCAAGGAGTTTCGGAATCCGGTTACAAACTATTTTTTAATGTCGAAAAAGGAGGGGGGCAAGAAGTTTTTCATATTCATCTGCATCTTATTGGAGGCTGGAAGAGCAATAAAGGATAA